A stretch of the Ostrea edulis chromosome 9, xbOstEdul1.1, whole genome shotgun sequence genome encodes the following:
- the LOC130050595 gene encoding nuclear transcription factor Y subunit beta-like, translated as MIYQPHSTAASGNNSHDPQQQSRQSTTAATGNNSPTGKQPRQSTTVRQSTTAATVNNSCDSQQQPDREQQPRQSTTATTGNNTATGNNSHDSQQQPRQSTTAATGNNSHDSQQQPLQSTTAATVNNSRNSQQQPRQGTIVTTVNNSRDSQQQLRQSTIVTTVNNSRYSQQQLRQSTIVTTVNNSRYSQQQPRQSTIVTTVNNSRYSQQQPRQGTIVTTVNNSQQQPQQGTIVTTVNNSQQQPNDRQYHFQYRRF; from the exons ATGATTTATCAACCTCACTCAACAGCCGCATCAGGGAACAATAGTCACGACCCTCAACAACAGTCGCGACAGTCAACAACAGCAGCGACAGGCAACAACAGCCCGACAGGGAAACAGCCGCGACAGTCAACAACAGTCCGACAGTCAACAACAGCCGCGACAGTCAACAACAGCTGCGACAGTCAACAACAGCCCGACAGGGAGCAACAGCCGCGACAGTCAACAACAGCCACAACAGGGAACAATA CCGCGACAGGGAACAATAGTCACGACAGTCAACAACAGCCGCGACAGTCAACAACAGCCGCGACAGGGAACAATAGTCACGACAGTCAACAACAGCCGCTACAGTCAACAACAGCTGCGACAGTCAACAACAGCCGCAACAGTCAACAACAGCCGCGACAGGGAACAATAGTCACGACAGTCAACAACAGCCGCGACAGTCAACAACAGCTGCGACAGTCAACAATAGTCACGACAGTCAACAACAGCCGCTACAGTCAACAACAGCTGCGACAGTCAACAATAGTCACGACAGTCAACAACAGCCGCTACAGTCAACAACAGCCGCGACAGTCAACAATAGTCACGACAGTCAACAACAGCCGCTACAGTCAACAACAGCCGCGACAGGGAACAATAGTCACGACAGTCAACAACAGTCAACAACAGCCGCAACAGGGAACAATAGTCACGACAGTCAACAACAGTCAACAACAGCCCAACGACAGGCAATATCACTTCCAGTACCGGCGGTTTTAA